Genomic window (Jeotgalibacillus haloalkalitolerans):
TGGCGCTCGGCAATGCGATGCCGGGGCCGATTGCAACAAAAATGGCCGGCTATATCGGCTACCGTGTCGGCGGCGTGCTGGGTATGATCAATGCAGTGTTTGCAACAACTTTTCCATCTGTGGTTGCGATGATTGTCATGCTGATGGCGTTGAACGCGTACCGTGACGTCGCCTGGGTGAATGGTATGTCGCAGGCAGTGGTGCCGGTAGTCGGCGTGATGCTTGCCGTGCTGACCTGGGACTTTGTAAAGAAATCTAAAAGTGCGCTTGGCTGGGGCAGTGCGATTGCGCTGATTCTCGGAAGCTTTGTGCTGCTTGAAATGGCAGGGCTGCACCCGGCGATTTTAATTCTCGGCATTCTGTTGTATGCACTGCTGTTTGGTGGAAAGCGGGGTGCTAAGCAATGATCTATTGGGAAATCTTTTTAGCATTTTTTATACCGGGTATTCTCGGTTACGGCGGGGGTCCAGCTTCAATTCCACTTGTTGAAAATGAAGTGGTGGACCGCTATGGCTGGATGACCACACAGGAATTCTCAGAAGTGCTCGCACTCGGGAACTCTCTTCCGGGCCCGATTGCAACAAAAATGGCCGGTTATATCGGCTATGCAGAAGGCGGAATTTTAGGAGCAGGTGTTGCACTCTTCGCAACGATCGCCCCTTCGTTAATTCTGATGATTGTCCTTCTTGGGCTGATTATGAAGTATAAGGATTCTCCGCGTGTGAAAAAAATGTCCACACTCGTGCGCCCGACGATTGCAGTGCTTTTAGGTGTGATGACATGGGGATTTTTCGCGGATGCGATTGAAGCAACAGGGACTGTGCAGACTGTTGTACTGGCGGCGATCAGCTTTGTTTTGCTGGAACGTTTTAAGGTGCACCCTGCATTTGTCATTGCCGGGGCGCTGGTTTACGGAGCGGTTTTCTTAGGGTAAATAAAAGCATCTTGATATGAGGGAGTGCTGAAAATGACGTATTCAATCGTGGGTTATGATCCTGTAGAAAAAGAATGGGGCGTAGCAACGCAATCAAAATTCCTGGCAGTAGGGGCTGTTGTGCCGCATGCGGTTGCGGGTGTAGGGGCAGTAGCGACACAGTCCTATGCAAACACAACCTACGGGCCGGAAGCGATGACTTATATTATGGCAGGGAAAACAGCTGAAGAAACAATTGAGCTTTTAACAAAAGAAGATGAAGACCGCGTGTACAGACAGGTCGGCATTATTGATAACCAGGGGAATGCCGCTACATATACAGGTGAGCAGTGCTATGACTGGGCCGGCGGGATGACCGGAAAGCATTTTGCCGTGCAGGGGAATATTCTGGTCGAAGGTACCGTTGAATCAATGGCGCGCGCTTATGAAAATGCAGAGGGACAGCCACTCGCCGACAGACTGCTGGCAGCACTTGCAGCAGGTCAGGCTGCCGGAGGGGACTCGCGCGGTCAGCAATCGGCTGCACTGCTGGTTGTAAAAGATAAGGGGGGCTATGGCGGCTTTAATGACCGCTATATCGATCTGCGTGTAGATGATCATACAACGCCTGTTGATGAACTGATCCGGATCTACCGCCTGCACCAGCTCTACTTTGCACCAGCTAAAAAAGAATACATCGTAGCGATCGAAGACGAAGTCGAAAAGAAGCTTGAACTCCAGCTCGTGCGTCACGGCTATCTGAAAGAGGGCATGTCCATTCACAAAGCACTGCGCAACTATCTGCATACAGAAAACTTTGAAATGCGTGAGCAGGCAGAAGGGTATGTGGACATGGAAGTCGTGGAATATATGGAACGGACGTAAACCGGGCGGAGGCCCGGTTTTTTTGTTGTGTAAAAGAGGGGGGAGGATGACGGTTTTTTTACTGAAGTTGTTGCGATTCTGTTTCTGGATGTCGCGATACACAATGTGAGTTGTCACAATCCGCGACCAGGATGCAGCAATCACCCACTTAGGATGTAGTATTCTCACACTAAATCACAGCACCACACCCACTTGATGCCCTTAAGAAACTAAAAGCTTGTTACTCAAGTGCATGCAGGGCATGGTGTAGTGCAAGGGCGTAGATGTCGCTATTCTGGTCAAAGTTGTAACATTGCGGCTTGGAGTTGTCGCGATACACCAGGGAGGTTGCACCATTCCACCGCCAGGATGTCGCAGTTCCCTCTCGACTTGTCTCCATCTCCAACCCAGTCTGCAAGACGCTAACACAATCCCCCCATTTCTTGTATATCCCCCCTGTAAGTGATAAGATAATTAGGTGTATATGTAGGTTTAGCGTAAACGTAACAGGGGTATAATCTCTGTTTGCGATGTGAATAGCAAGGACGGTTTTTCCGCCCGTTATATAAAGGAGCGTTAACATGTCTGGAATTTTGAATAAAATTTTTGATGGTAATAAGCGTGATGTGAAACGTTTTGATAAAGTAGCTGACCAGGTAATGGCAAAAGCGGGCAGCATTGAACAGCTTTCTGATGAGCAGCTGCGCGCAAAAACGGATGAATTCAAACAGCGTTATCAGCAGGGTGAATCACTTGATGATTTGATGCCTGAAGCGTTTGCTGTTGTAAAAGAAGGCGCAAAACGTGTGCTTGGTCTTGATCCATACCGTGTTCAGATGATGGGTGCTGCAGCACTTCACGAAGGTAACATTGCAGAAATGAAAACCGGTGAAGGTAAAACGCTGACGTCTACCATGCCTGTTTATCTAAATGCGATCACTGGTAAAGGAGTGCATGTTGTTACAGTCAACGAATACCTTGCCAGCCGTGATGCTGATGAAATGGGACAGCTTTACAACTTCCTTGGGCTGACGGTCGGATTAAATTTAAATAGCATGGACAAAGATGAGAAGCGTGAAGCTTATTTAGCGGATATCACATACAGCACAAACAATGAGCTTGGCTTTGATTATCTGCGTGATAATATGGTGCTTTATAAAGAGCAGAAGGTTCAGCGTCCGCTGCATTTTGCTGTAATTGATGAAGTTGACTCGATTTTAATTGATGAAGCGAGAACACCGCTGATTATCTCGGGTCAGGCTCAGAAGAACACGCAGCTTTATATTCAGACAAATGCATTTGTACGTAACCTCAGAATTGACGAGGATTACACATATGATGAAAAAACGAAGGGTGTACAGCTGACTGAGGACGGGATTACAAAAGCAGAGAAAGCGTTCCGCATTGATAACCTGTTTGACTATGCGCATGTCACACTGAATCACCATATTAATCAGTCATTAAAAGCACATGCTTCCATGAAACGTGACTTTGATTATGTCGTGGAAGAAGGAAAAGTGGTCATCGTTGACCAGTTTACGGGCCGTCTAATGAAAGGGCGCCGTTACAGTGATGGTCTTCACCAGGCAATTGAAGCGAAAGAAGGTCTTGAGATTCAGAATGAGTCGATGACTATGGCTTCAATTACTTTCCAGAACTACTTCCGCCGTTATGAAAAGCTGTCAGGGATGACCGGTACAGCGAAAACTGAGGAAGAGGAATTCCGCAACATTTATAATATGAGAGTTGTTGTGATCCCGACGAACCGTGAAATCGTGCGTGATGACAAAGCTGATCTGATTTATGCTTCTGTAAAAGGAAAGTATATGGCAGCGATTGAGGATATTGCCGAGCGTCATGGAAAGGGCCAGCCGGTGCTTGTTGGTACAGTGGCGATTGAAACGTCAGAATTGATCGCAAGTGAACTGAAGAAAAAAGGCATTCCGCACAACGTATTGAATGCGAAAAACCATGGCAGTGAAGCACAGATCATTACAGATGCCGGTAAACGCGGAGCAGTTACGATTGCGACGAACATGGCCGGACGTGGTACAGATATCAAGCTTGGTGATGGTGTAAAAGAGCTTGGCGGACTTGCCGTAATTGGTACAGAGCGCCATGAATCACGCCGTATTGATAATCAGCTTCGCGGACGTTCAGGACGTCAGGGAGACCCTGGTGTTACTCAGTTCTATCTTTCAATGGAAGATGACCTGATGCGCCGCTTCGGTTCTGACAATATGAAAAATATGATGTCACGCCTTGGAATGGACGATTCACAGCCAATCCAGAGTAAAATGGTGTCACGTGCAGTAGAGTCTGCACAAAAACGTGTTGAAGGTAACAACTTTGACGCACGTAAGCAGCTTCTGCAGTATGATGATGTTCTTCGTCAGCAGCGTGAAGTCATTTATACAGACCGTGACGAGATTCTTGAATCAGAAAACCTTCGCCACATTGTTGATAAAATGGTTGAATCAACTGTTTACGATGCAGTGGATGCACATGCACCGATGGTTGAAGAGACAAGCAAGTGGGATCTGAAAGGTCTTGAGCACTTCATCTTTGCAAATCTGCTGCCTGAAAATGTGATCACTGCTGAAACGCTTGAAGGTAAATCCAATGACGAGATGAAATCTCTCATCATGGAAGAAGTCACAAAGCGTTATGATGAGCGTGAAGCTGAGCTTGGCGAAAGAATGCGCGAATTTGAAAAAGTCGTTCTTCTCCGCTCACTTGATACGAAATGGATTGACCATATTGATGCAATGGATCAGCTGCGCCAGGGTATTCACCTGCGTGCATACGGTCAGATCGATCCACTGCGTGAGTATCAAAACGAAGGCTTCGCTATGTTCGAAACGATGCAGCAATCTGTAAATGAAGAAGTTACAAAATACGTGATGAAAGCTGAAATCCGCAGCAACATCGAACGCCAGGAAGTTGCAAAAGGCCAGGCAGTCAATCCAAAAGAAGACGGCGGGACAAAGAAAAAAGTCCAGCCGGTACGTAAGGAAAGCAACGTCGGCCGCAACGACCCATGCCCATGCGGCAGCGGTAAGAAATATAAGAACTGTCATGGTGTTTAAGTGAATATATCTCAGTTATAACTGGCTGATGATTGGAGCTCCAGGGGGACGCTTTCCTGGATGAGCCGTTTTCTGGCTCCATTAGACCTCCTCGGCTTCGCCTGTGGGGTCTCAGCTTCCAACTAATCGTCCTGGAGTCGCCCCCTTCCGCACCAATAATCAGCTGTGCAGGTATAAACATTTGTGTTATCAAATTCGTAAACACGTCACCTCTGAACATTCTCAGTCCCTAATAACTGAGTTTTGTCTCAGTGTTTAATGCAGATGAATTTATTGAATGCTTTCAAATATTATAAAGTAAACATAGCTTGTGATTGGAGTGTGGGACGGAGACTCCCGCCCCAGGAAAGGACAGGTGAGATCCCGCAAGGCGCAGCCTGAGGAAGCTCACCGTCCGGGGGCAGGAAAGCGCAGTCCCACACGGAAAGCACAAGCGGTTTTGAAAACAAAAACAACTCAACAATAAGGTGGAACTCAAATGGAATTATCAGATGTAAGAAACGAGCTCGAAAAAACAGCCAGAGTTCTGGCGGACTTCAGGGGGTCTCTTTGACTTAGAAAACAAAGAGGCACGACTAGCTGAAATTGATGAAATCATGGTCGAACCAACTTTCTGGGATGACCAGCAAAAAGCGCAAGGCATCATTAACGAACAAAACGGCTTAAAAGATGTGGTGAACGGTTACCATAACCTTGTGGAAACACAGGAAAACCTTGAAGTCACACATGAGCTTTTAAAAGAAGAGCCGGACGAAGAAATGCACGCTGAAATGGTATCTGAACTTGAAACTTTCCGCAAAACGCTGGATGAATTTGAGCTGCAGCTGCTGTTGAGCGAACCGTATGATAAAAATAATGCGATCCTTGAATTACATCCGGGTGCCGGTGGAACAGAGTCTCAGGACTGGGGTTCAATGCTGCTGCGTATGTATCAGCGCTGGGGAGAAAAGCGTGGCTACAAAGTGGAAACACTTGATTACCTGCCTGGAGATGAAGCGGGAATCAAATCTGTTACGCTTCTATTTAAAGGTCATAACGCGTATGGCTACTTAAAAGCGGAAAAAGGCGTACACCGTCTTGTCCGTATTTCACCGTTTGATTCTTCAGGCCGTCGTCACACGTCGTTTGTGTCATGTGATATCATGCCTGAATTCAATGATGAAATTGAAATCGAGATCCGTACAGAAGACCTGAAAATTGATACGTACCGTGCAAGTGGCGCCGGCGGTCAGCACATTAATACCACTGACTCTGCCGTGCGGATTACGCATATTCCAACCGGCTCTGTTGTATCATGTCAGTCTGAACGTTCACAGATCAAAAACCGTGAATCTGCGATGAAAATGCTGAAATCCAAGCTGTATCAGCTGAAGATTGAAGAGCAGGAGCAAAAGCTTGCCGATATCCGCGGCGAACAAAAAGAGATCGGCTGGGGAAGCCAGATCCGCTCATACGTTTTCCATCCGTATTCAATGGTAAAAGATCACCGAACGAGTACTGAATCAGGTAACGTACAGGGCGTGATGGACGGAGATATTGATCCGTTTATCAATTCTTATCTACGTTCAAGAATCAATAACTAATGAGTGAGATCCGCTGCCTGAGTGCAGCGGATTTTTTTGTGGGTGAATATGACAAAACTATGGTGCGATTGCTACATTCTGAGTGTGAACACCTACAAGCTTCCGGGTGTATCGCTGCACACTGGAGCCCAATTGCTACATCCCGGACTAAAACATCGACAATCAGCCCGCGCACCGCCATATTCAATCAAACCTTATACCCTTCACCGCACTAACGCTCTAGCATGACAATATTCACAGAAATGTCGCTACATGCTATACTCTCTAGCGTTGTAAACTTGTATATAGAAAGGATGACTGTTGATGGGTAAGCAAAATCGCCGTGGTCAGAGTGAGCCGAAACGCTGGCATGGTGCAATTGACTATTTTTATGTGATCATCGGGGCATTATTTGTCGCGATTTCTTTTAATGTATTCCTCCTACCAAATGCGGTGGCATCCGGTGGAACAAGCGGGATCAGTACGATTTTAAACGGATTGTTTGAATGGCGTCCTGCGATTGTGCAGTATGCTTTTAATATTCCACTGTTTATTGCTGGTGTTATTTTACTCGGTAAAAACTTTGGATTGAAGTCGTTTGTGGGAACACTTGCGCTGCCTGGATGGGTATTTTTAACGGAGAATTGGGCACCATGGACAGAGGACCCTTTACTTGGCGCATTATTTGGCGGAATTGGTGTTGGAATTGGTTTAGGAATTGTATTTAGAGGTAAAGCATCTACAGGCGGAACGGATCTGGCTGCGCAGATTATACATAAGTACAGCGGCCTTGGTCTCGGGACGAGTATTGCACTCATTGATGGATTGATTGTGCTCAGTTCAGCAGTTGTCTTCAGTATTGAACAGGGTTTATATGCACTGATCGCGCTTTATGTAACAAGTAAAACGATTGATCTCGTGCAGGTCGGCTGGCAGCGCTCGAAGATGGTTCATATTATTACGAATCGTCAGGAAGAGATCAGTCAGGCTATATTTGATGAAGTGGACAGAGGTGTGACAAAGCTGTCAGCGTATGGAGGATACACAGATCGTGAACGTCCGATTCTCATGTGTGTCATTGATCAGACGGAATTTACAAAACTGAAAAATGTAGTAAAAAAGATCGATCCGAAGGCTTTTGTTATTGTAAATGACGCATCGGAAGTTTTAGGTGAAGGATTTAAAAGAGAGTAAATTGTTATTTTAAGAAAAGATTTGACATAATTTTAAAAACGAGGTGGATATTGATGAAAAAATGGTGGTTAGGTGTGGCGCTGGGATCAGCAGTATTACTGGGTGCATGTGGCGGCGGAGAAGAAGAGGCTGCAGATACCGGCTCTTCAGCTGGAGAAATGGATCCTGAAGAAATTTATATTGGGAACTGCTCAGGCTGTCACGGGGATAATCTTGAAGGTGCAAGCGGTCCAAACCTGCAGGAAGTGGGCTCCAGACTGAGTCAGGATGAAATTCTTCAGGTTATTCAGCAGGGTCAGGGTGGTATGCCTCCTAATATCATTGAAGGTGAAGAAGCAGAAGTCGTGGCAGAATGGCTCTCTGAAAAGCAATAAAATACATTCTTTTTAAAACATCTTTTACCATCACGGTAAAAGATGTTTTTTATATTTCATTAACGAAATGAAACTGTAATATAATTGTCGTTAACAAAATTCGCGTGAATGATATAATGTTCTTGTGCCAAAAATCGACTAGCCTTGATAATTAGCTATTTATTCCTATTATCTTGCGTGTTGAGGGCATGTACACCAGTCAGCCAGAAACAGTCATCATGGAAATTTAAAGATAAGGTGCGTATTTTTAATGATACAAATGAATGAAGTATACAAAAAGTACCCGAACGGTATCATGGCTGCAAACGGTTTTGATGTGAAGATTCAGTCCGGAGAGTTCGTCTATGTAGTCGGACCGAGTGGAGCTGGTAAATCTACATTTATCAAAATGATGTACCGTGAAGAAAAGCCGACAAAAGGTACGATTATGGTGAACGGAATCGATATTGCGAAACTGAAGCGCAAGCGTGTGCCGTATTTACGCAGAAATATCGGGGTTGTATTCCAGGATTTCAAACTCCTGAATAAACTCACCGTCTATGAAAATATTGCTTTTGCTTTAGAGGTAATTGAGGAACAGCCAAAGGTTATCAAACAGAAAGTTATGGAAGTGTTAGATCTGGTTGGATTGAAACACAAAGCCCGCATGATGCCCGATGAGCTTTCCGGAGGGGAACAACAGCGAGTTTCTATCGCACGCTCAATCGTAAATTCACCAAAAGTGGTGATCGCCGATGAGCCGACAGGAAACCTTGATCCGGAGACTTCATGGGAAATTATGAACTTGTTTGAAGAAATTAATTCACGCGGCACAACAATTATTATGGCTACGCATAACCGTGAAATAGTTAACACGATCCGCCACCGTGTCATTGCCATTGAAAATGGTGTAATTGTCCGTGACGAACAGCGGGGGGACTACGGTTATGAAAGCTAGGACGCTAACAAGACACTTCAGGGAAAGCTTCAAGAGTCTTGCGAGAAACGGATGGATGACATTTGCATCTGTCAGTGCAGTAACAGTCACATTATTACTTGTTGGTGTATTCACAGCACTTATGCTGAATATGAATAAAGCCGCAGATGATATAGAAAACGATGTTGAAATGAATGTCTATGTCGAGCTTGAAGCAGACGAGCAGGCAGTTGCATCGTTAGAGCAGGAAATAGAACAGCTCTCCGGAGTTGAATCAATCGATTACTCAACAAAAGAAGAAGAACTATCCGGCCTGATCGACAGCTTTGGTGAGGAGATGGCGTTATTCGAACAGAACAACCCGCTCCGTGATAAGTTTGTTGTAAAAGCTATAGACCCGAGACAAACTGAACGTCTTGCTTCCCAGATCGGCACACTTGAGAATACACACTCTGTCGAATATGGTGAAGGGAAAATCGACAGGCTGTTCAGCATACTTGAAGTCAGCAGAAATGTCGGCGCCGTTTTGATCTTCGGTTTACTGTTTACCGCAATGTTCCTGATTTCAAACACAATTAAGATCACAATTGTTGCGAGAAGAACAGAAATTGAGATTATGAAACTGGTTGGCGCATCTAACTGGTTTGTCAGAATTCCATTTATACTCGAAGGAATCTGGCTTGGTATCATCGGTTCAATCCTGCCGATTGCAGCCGTTTCATTTCTTTACTACAACGTCTATGAATATATGGAACCGCGGCTTGAAGATTCATTTATCCAGATCCTTGAGTTTTCACCGTTTATCTATCAGATTAACGCATTAATTTTACTGATGGGCGTCGTAATTGGCGTATGGGGAAGCTTTATGTCCGTCAGAAAGTTCCTGCGCGTATAACTTAAAGAGAAAAATATAGAGAAATGCTAGATTCGAAGGGAGAACAAATTTGTGAAAAAGTCATTCGTCAGCCTGTCATTGGCAGCAGCACTTATTGCAGGGAGCTTTCCTGTAATCAACACAGCATCTGCTGAGTCATTAGATAGCTTAAAAGAAGAACGTTCATCAATCGAGAGCCAGCGTGAAGAAATCAGCGGTGAGATCAGTACAACAAATAACCGCATTGAAGAGATTGTAGCAGAGCAGGCAAAAGTTACTGATGAAATTAAAAAGCTTGATAGCGAAATTGAAGATACAACTAATAAAATCAATGCAGTTTCAGGTGAAATTGATGAAACAAACGCTCAGATCGAAAAGCTTCGCGGAGAAATTGAAGAGCTGAAGAAAAAGATTGAAGAGCGTACAGCACTGCTTGAAGAGCGTGCACGTGCAATCCAGTTAACAGGCGGTTCAGTGAACTACATTGATGTACTGCTTGGCGCTGAAAACTTCGGAGATTTCATTGACCGGTTCTCAGCAGTAAATACACTCGTAGATGCTGATCGTAAAATCATGGAAGAACAGCAAAGAGATAAAGAATCTCTTGAACAAAAAGAAGCTGAAGTGCAGCAGCAGCTTGAAGAGCTTGAAGCACAAAAAGCAGAGCTTGACGGCTTAAAGGCTGACCTTGATGCTCAAAAAGCTGACAAAGACGCACTAATGGCTGACCTTGAAGCGAAACAGGGTGAACTTGAAGACGAGAAGTCTAAGCTTCAGGAAGAAGACAGTGAACTGAAGGAACTTGCAGCGGACGTTGAAAATCAGATTGTAGCTGAACAGGAACGTCTTGCTGAACTGGCTCGTCAAAAAGAAATTGAGCGTCAGAAAGAACTTGAAAGACAAGCAGAAGCAGAGAGACAGGCTGAAGCTGAAAGACAGGCAGCTGCTGAACAACAGGCAGAAGAGCAGGCTGCATCTTCTCAGACAAGCACTGCAGCAAGCAGCTCAAGTAGCGCAAGCAGTTCTCCACAGCCAAGTGCACCACAAGCCTCAGCTCCGGTTTCTGGAGGTACCTGGACAACACCTGCAAGCGGAAGCATCACAACTGAGTTTGGCTGGGATATTCTAAATGGAAACACGCGTTACCATTATGGAATTGATGTAGCAAACGGTACAGGTTCTGCAATTGTTGCAGCAGCTGATGGTTATGTTGTTAAAGCTGCAGGCGGTGAAAATGGCGGTTATGGTAACATGATCATCATGACACACAGTGTAAACGGACAGACTTTCACAACTGTATATGCTCACCTTAGCAGCATTGCAGTATCAAACAATCAGTTTATCGAAAAAGGCCAGTATATCGGTGGCATGGGTAACACAGGATTCTCATTCGGGTCTCACCTTCACTTTGAGCTTCACGAGGGTGCATGGAACGGATCTAAGTCAAACGCTGTTAACCCGCGTAAATATATCTCATTCTAATCTAGCAGACTCCCAGACTTCGGTTTGGGAGTTTTTATATTTTGGCTTTGTTTAAGGTGGCTGATGATCTCCACTTCAGGGGACGCTTTCCGCGGCCGGGCGGTGAGCCCGCAGGCTTCGCCGTGCTTGGTCTCACCTGTCCCTTCCTGCCACAGGAGTCGCCCCTTACGTTCCAATCACCAGCTGTGCAAAAACAACAATGGACTTTAAAAAAGTATGTATAAAAGTTAAATGATGCTTTTCACGCTTTACTGATAATTCCGTATTCCCCTTAAAAAATTCACATTTCTACTTTCATCTCTAATCGCATCATCCTGTCATGATCCCCAACCTGCTTCATATACTTCCCCGGAGGAGGGACAGTATATGATGGTTCAGAAAATGAGATTGGCCGGGTGGACATTTGCTGTATTGTGTTGTGCGAGCATTTTTTTTCTGATCAGTGCAGAGCCGGTTCCAAGCGAGCCTGTAATGAAACCGGAACTCCAGGATGCACCGGAATTTACACTCATCATGCAGGACGGATCTGAGCTTTCAAAGAAGGATGTCCAGGGAGAGCCGCTCATTCTTAATTTCTGGACAAGCTGGTGCCCGCCATGTATTGAAGAAATGCCTGAACTGAAGACATTTTCATCTGAACATCCTGACATTAAACTGATTGGCGTCAATTTAACAAAAGA
Coding sequences:
- a CDS encoding chromate transporter; this translates as MGFFRVGIFGFGGGPSSIPLVHKEVVEHYKWMSDEEFSDVLALGNAMPGPIATKMAGYIGYRVGGVLGMINAVFATTFPSVVAMIVMLMALNAYRDVAWVNGMSQAVVPVVGVMLAVLTWDFVKKSKSALGWGSAIALILGSFVLLEMAGLHPAILILGILLYALLFGGKRGAKQ
- a CDS encoding chromate transporter, whose product is MIYWEIFLAFFIPGILGYGGGPASIPLVENEVVDRYGWMTTQEFSEVLALGNSLPGPIATKMAGYIGYAEGGILGAGVALFATIAPSLILMIVLLGLIMKYKDSPRVKKMSTLVRPTIAVLLGVMTWGFFADAIEATGTVQTVVLAAISFVLLERFKVHPAFVIAGALVYGAVFLG
- a CDS encoding DUF1028 domain-containing protein — translated: MTYSIVGYDPVEKEWGVATQSKFLAVGAVVPHAVAGVGAVATQSYANTTYGPEAMTYIMAGKTAEETIELLTKEDEDRVYRQVGIIDNQGNAATYTGEQCYDWAGGMTGKHFAVQGNILVEGTVESMARAYENAEGQPLADRLLAALAAGQAAGGDSRGQQSAALLVVKDKGGYGGFNDRYIDLRVDDHTTPVDELIRIYRLHQLYFAPAKKEYIVAIEDEVEKKLELQLVRHGYLKEGMSIHKALRNYLHTENFEMREQAEGYVDMEVVEYMERT
- the secA gene encoding preprotein translocase subunit SecA is translated as MSGILNKIFDGNKRDVKRFDKVADQVMAKAGSIEQLSDEQLRAKTDEFKQRYQQGESLDDLMPEAFAVVKEGAKRVLGLDPYRVQMMGAAALHEGNIAEMKTGEGKTLTSTMPVYLNAITGKGVHVVTVNEYLASRDADEMGQLYNFLGLTVGLNLNSMDKDEKREAYLADITYSTNNELGFDYLRDNMVLYKEQKVQRPLHFAVIDEVDSILIDEARTPLIISGQAQKNTQLYIQTNAFVRNLRIDEDYTYDEKTKGVQLTEDGITKAEKAFRIDNLFDYAHVTLNHHINQSLKAHASMKRDFDYVVEEGKVVIVDQFTGRLMKGRRYSDGLHQAIEAKEGLEIQNESMTMASITFQNYFRRYEKLSGMTGTAKTEEEEFRNIYNMRVVVIPTNREIVRDDKADLIYASVKGKYMAAIEDIAERHGKGQPVLVGTVAIETSELIASELKKKGIPHNVLNAKNHGSEAQIITDAGKRGAVTIATNMAGRGTDIKLGDGVKELGGLAVIGTERHESRRIDNQLRGRSGRQGDPGVTQFYLSMEDDLMRRFGSDNMKNMMSRLGMDDSQPIQSKMVSRAVESAQKRVEGNNFDARKQLLQYDDVLRQQREVIYTDRDEILESENLRHIVDKMVESTVYDAVDAHAPMVEETSKWDLKGLEHFIFANLLPENVITAETLEGKSNDEMKSLIMEEVTKRYDEREAELGERMREFEKVVLLRSLDTKWIDHIDAMDQLRQGIHLRAYGQIDPLREYQNEGFAMFETMQQSVNEEVTKYVMKAEIRSNIERQEVAKGQAVNPKEDGGTKKKVQPVRKESNVGRNDPCPCGSGKKYKNCHGV
- the prfB gene encoding peptide chain release factor 2 (programmed frameshift), which encodes MELSDVRNELEKTARVLADFRGSLDLENKEARLAEIDEIMVEPTFWDDQQKAQGIINEQNGLKDVVNGYHNLVETQENLEVTHELLKEEPDEEMHAEMVSELETFRKTLDEFELQLLLSEPYDKNNAILELHPGAGGTESQDWGSMLLRMYQRWGEKRGYKVETLDYLPGDEAGIKSVTLLFKGHNAYGYLKAEKGVHRLVRISPFDSSGRRHTSFVSCDIMPEFNDEIEIEIRTEDLKIDTYRASGAGGQHINTTDSAVRITHIPTGSVVSCQSERSQIKNRESAMKMLKSKLYQLKIEEQEQKLADIRGEQKEIGWGSQIRSYVFHPYSMVKDHRTSTESGNVQGVMDGDIDPFINSYLRSRINN
- a CDS encoding YitT family protein, producing MGKQNRRGQSEPKRWHGAIDYFYVIIGALFVAISFNVFLLPNAVASGGTSGISTILNGLFEWRPAIVQYAFNIPLFIAGVILLGKNFGLKSFVGTLALPGWVFLTENWAPWTEDPLLGALFGGIGVGIGLGIVFRGKASTGGTDLAAQIIHKYSGLGLGTSIALIDGLIVLSSAVVFSIEQGLYALIALYVTSKTIDLVQVGWQRSKMVHIITNRQEEISQAIFDEVDRGVTKLSAYGGYTDRERPILMCVIDQTEFTKLKNVVKKIDPKAFVIVNDASEVLGEGFKRE
- the cccB gene encoding cytochrome c551, whose amino-acid sequence is MKKWWLGVALGSAVLLGACGGGEEEAADTGSSAGEMDPEEIYIGNCSGCHGDNLEGASGPNLQEVGSRLSQDEILQVIQQGQGGMPPNIIEGEEAEVVAEWLSEKQ
- the ftsE gene encoding cell division ATP-binding protein FtsE; this encodes MIQMNEVYKKYPNGIMAANGFDVKIQSGEFVYVVGPSGAGKSTFIKMMYREEKPTKGTIMVNGIDIAKLKRKRVPYLRRNIGVVFQDFKLLNKLTVYENIAFALEVIEEQPKVIKQKVMEVLDLVGLKHKARMMPDELSGGEQQRVSIARSIVNSPKVVIADEPTGNLDPETSWEIMNLFEEINSRGTTIIMATHNREIVNTIRHRVIAIENGVIVRDEQRGDYGYES
- the ftsX gene encoding permease-like cell division protein FtsX; translated protein: MKARTLTRHFRESFKSLARNGWMTFASVSAVTVTLLLVGVFTALMLNMNKAADDIENDVEMNVYVELEADEQAVASLEQEIEQLSGVESIDYSTKEEELSGLIDSFGEEMALFEQNNPLRDKFVVKAIDPRQTERLASQIGTLENTHSVEYGEGKIDRLFSILEVSRNVGAVLIFGLLFTAMFLISNTIKITIVARRTEIEIMKLVGASNWFVRIPFILEGIWLGIIGSILPIAAVSFLYYNVYEYMEPRLEDSFIQILEFSPFIYQINALILLMGVVIGVWGSFMSVRKFLRV
- a CDS encoding murein hydrolase activator EnvC family protein, with the translated sequence MKKSFVSLSLAAALIAGSFPVINTASAESLDSLKEERSSIESQREEISGEISTTNNRIEEIVAEQAKVTDEIKKLDSEIEDTTNKINAVSGEIDETNAQIEKLRGEIEELKKKIEERTALLEERARAIQLTGGSVNYIDVLLGAENFGDFIDRFSAVNTLVDADRKIMEEQQRDKESLEQKEAEVQQQLEELEAQKAELDGLKADLDAQKADKDALMADLEAKQGELEDEKSKLQEEDSELKELAADVENQIVAEQERLAELARQKEIERQKELERQAEAERQAEAERQAAAEQQAEEQAASSQTSTAASSSSSASSSPQPSAPQASAPVSGGTWTTPASGSITTEFGWDILNGNTRYHYGIDVANGTGSAIVAAADGYVVKAAGGENGGYGNMIIMTHSVNGQTFTTVYAHLSSIAVSNNQFIEKGQYIGGMGNTGFSFGSHLHFELHEGAWNGSKSNAVNPRKYISF